In the genome of Oncorhynchus gorbuscha isolate QuinsamMale2020 ecotype Even-year linkage group LG05, OgorEven_v1.0, whole genome shotgun sequence, the window AGGGATGTGCACGCACACTGCCTCCACAACAACGATGACTGGACCAGTCTTGAATTTCACAGACGTAGAATATTGTCCGGTCAATGGAACTGCAACAGCTGCAAGCTGACCCAGCGGAAGGAGAAGAAAGAACCAAGTATGAGTCAGAAGAGATCCTTTCTCTCAGTCAGACTTATCCAAAATGCCTTGTAAACTGCTAAATCTATGTGAGTATGAAACACATAAACTGGTCCGAATACAAAGTGTAAGGCTGGGATCGCTGAAATGGACATTTAACGGAGTCATATTGATGTTCATCTGGTGAGTAGGCTATTCTGCAGAAGGATTCATCTTGCGGTAATAACGGTAATAGACTACGAACGCCCACTCGCCTTGACTGATCAAGAATGTGTGCATGAAAATAAAGTATGAATGTTTTATGTAAGGATTATATTCTAAAATAAGGATGTATTACTTGCATCAACTGTATCTCTTGTAACCATGCCAATGGTATTTTAAAACGATTAGGGATATCTATCAAAGTAGGCTAACTTACTCCAATTTGCAACATACCATGATCAAATATTGTTTTATTTTGTAGCATTATGATGCTCTGGAACAAGGAGTACCAAGAACACGACTATGTGGTCAGCTCTGTTACTGCTAAGGTCAAGGGAGTGGCCTTAACCAGTTTACCAGATGTTGGTGATATAGTATGGGACGTTGTGGATTACAGTGGGCcatcacaggtgtgtgtgtgtgtgtgtttatgtgtgtgtgagatagtgaGCGAATATTGTTGTTTTATTGttgtatattatatacatattacatTTGTAATATACATGCACATATTTTTACATTGGTTCTGACTTTCTATACATTTGTTTGACTTTCTGTTTCAGGGAAAGAATTCATTTTTCGTGGTGACCAATGTCATTGTTACAAAAAAACAAAGGCAAGGAAAATGCCCTGAGGTAGAGTGCCAGTAGGACATCCTATTACTGTACAGTCTAAGGTCTTATATCATTTCTATTTGATGACTAGAACACACTAATCTCCTAGGAATGTTTATATTACAGGTCCCTCCGTATGGAAAAGTGTGTCGGACAGACGAGGACTGTGTAAAGGGATTCTGGGATCAGCACAGTCACGGTACAACTACAACTGTCTAGAACTTCTCCCATTATCCATCTCTTCTGTTTGTGTCATCTCTATCTGGTGATACCATTTGTTCTTGCATGGAGGGGAGGAATTTGTCCCCAGTGTGTTAAGGTTTCAGACGGTCAGCTCCGCTCTGGGCTCTTTACTATTTGCAGATACATTATGGTTATATACGTTTATACAGTGGTAGTAAACATGTAGACACATGATAATAGAACATCTAAGATAATAGTTGATATTGTTTGTCATGTGACCCATACAATAATTCAAATGTTGCTTTCCTTTTCAGGGATTCAGACAGGTGCATGTGTGAAGTTTGATGTGACACGGAAAACATGTGAGGTGTCTGCGTGGTGCCCCATAGAGTCCAAGAAAAAGCCCCCCAAGTAAATAAGCTCactattattgttgttgttgttctcagCATCAGTATGCATTTATTCAAATTCAGTGTGATTTGACATGTGGTCCCTGCAGAGGTTAGTTACTCAGTAAATAATGTTATCTTCTCTTCTACATAGACCACTGCCTGACAGCTATATTTATACTTTAGTTCCTCTAATGTGGAGGAAGCTCACTTTGTTTGTGCTGCATGTGTATGTAGTCCAATATGCCAAGGAACATTGTTTCACAGTAGTTTAACAGAAACTTTTAAATGAAAATGAAACCGTCcgctgtaaaaaataaaataaaaatgttttcacAACTTTGCTACAATAATACAATTGATGACTCCTCTGACGTCTAGGCCTGCTCTCTTGGCATCAGCTGAGAACTTCACAGTCCTCATCAAAAACAACATCAGATTCCCAAACTTTAATTTCATGAGGTGAGACTTTCCAATTCAATATGAATGAATTTGGCTTTTTAGTTTGCACACAACAGTTCTCAAGTATATTATAATTAGAGTAACCTTCACCACCTttacagatgtgggatcttaatttgatcacccggTTGCAgaagaactttcctgcaatgcaggacatttaaaaCTTGTAGTATATTTGGGGtttaaaacattttaaaggcttctgaagtttgtattTTCGACATGATTTTCCCTTaagaaaaatgtataaaaaatgtccATCAATTGTAATCCAGACAATAATtcaaatttcctgttgctgcaggattattttcctgctgtagctaACTGGCTCAAACTAAGATCATTAATCTGTACATACTCTGAGAGCATAAAAAACGATTAAATTAATTCATAAAAATATGGAAAACAAGCACATTCTTCAATTTAGTGAAAGTGGATCTAACTGATGCGTTTTTGTCTTACAGAAGGAACATCCTCCCTGAGATGACGGAAAGCTACCTGAAGCGCTGCCAGTTTAACAGGCATACAGACTCCTCGTGCCCCATCTTCCGTCTGGGGGACATTGTAAAGGAGGCTAAAGAGAACTTCTCAGAGATGGCAGTTGAGGTGGGCTGCTTTGTTAGATGGAGTTTCTCAAACAACCACAAACTTTCACATAAACTAACTCTATGACCCTCAATTATGTatgtccctcactgttgtctGTATCTATTTTGGCACTGCACATAATGTTGGACATATTTGATTACTTAATGAATTACAGAATTATGGTTTGGATTCAATCCGTATCCGCGTAAAAATGTTAAGGTGATTTCcgatttggtattttattaggatccccattagctgttgcaaaagcagcagctactcttcctggggtccacacaaaacatgaaacataatacagaatgagaTAATACAGAatatcattagacaagaacagctcaaggcagacagaactacatacatttttttaaaggaacACGTAgccctacatatcaatgcatacacacaaacaatctaggtcaaataggggagaggcgttgtgcccagaggtgttgctttatcagttttttaaaaccaggttctctgtttatttgagcaatatgagatggaaggaagttccatgcaataagggctctatatcatactgtacgttttcttgaatttgttctgtatttggggactatgaaaagacccctggtggcatgtctggtggggtaagtgccTGTGTCGgagctgtgtgtaaattgactatgcaaatAACTttggattttcaacacattaatgtttcttataaaaagaagaagtgatgcagtcagtctctcctcaactcttagccatgAGAGACTGgaatgcatagtatttatatcagccctctgattacaattaagagcaaaacgTGCAGCTCTGTTCTTGGCCAGCTGCAGCTAAACTAGgtatttccttgcagcactggaccacacgactggacaataatcaagattagacaaaactagagcctgcagaacttgctttttggagtgtggtgtcaaaaagtGAGCCGACATGTGCAGCGTGTACCGTGAGGGCAGTGCAGTCTCCGCGaacgcgggaacattgcctttatatTTAAATCGAGGTATAATGCGGATGTTCCCCGATACTTCGGCGATACAGATTGAATCTAGCCCTAAATCACCTTAGTTAGATTACATGATTGTCAGGTTGATATAAAACACGTTTAGTAGATCATCTCCACCATGCTCTCTCACCAAAGGGTGGCGTCATTGGGATCCAAATTAAGTGGGATTGTAACCTGGATGGGTTCTTGCGGAACTGTCTGCCCAAATACTCCTTCCGCCGGCTGGATGAGAAGGAGAGCAATAGAACACTGTACCCTGGTCTCAACTTCAGGTAATTGTGACAGTCCTTGTTCTTGAGGCCAACGGTCATGTCATAGGTCATACATGGTCAGTTGACCCATGTCAAATTATGGAAAGCTGTCAATCAATACTGCTATAGACATTTGTAATTGTATATATCAATGCAATCCAGATATTACATTGTTTAACCTACTACTTGTGTTGGCAGGTTTGCCAGATATCAGACAGAGAAAGGTGTTGAGGAGAGAACCCTGTTTAAAGCATTTGGGATCAGGTTTGATGTCATGGTGTTTGGAGAGGTTTGTATGACTGAGTAAATCTCATCATTTAAACCTGCAACAATGATGATGGTAATCTTGTGAATgttgttattttgtagtttttttttaccccctttttctctttaattttgatcttgtctcatcgttgcaactccccaacgggcttggGAGGCGGAGGTTAAGTgatgcatcctccaaaacatgacccgccaaacctcgcttcttaacacccacccggtaaacccggaagccaaccgcaccaatgtgtcggaggaaacactgttcaactgacaacTGCTTTTAGCCTGCAGGCACCCGGTCCgacacaaggagtcgctagagtgcgatgagccaaGCAAAGTCcccccaggccaaaccctcccctaacccagacggcgctgggccaattgtgcgtcaccctatgggactcccggtcacggggGATTGAACCCGAGCTGTATCTCTTAGTAGGCGTACATTTATTTTTCTAATTCATGAAAATCTGAAAAATACAAATGGTAATTTATATCATGTGTTCTTTTAAGGCAGGAAAATTCAGCATAATCCAACTGATCATATTTATTGGATCAACTCTATCATATTATACACTGGTGAGTGTTATTCAGTCTTTTTTATTCAACTTGTTTCAAATGCAAAACTAATAACAGGGAAAGTAAAGGACAATGATTGTGATTTTTCGTAGACCACTGTATTTATCGACTGGCTCATTGGGACCAGTTGTTACTCTAAAGAAGCCAGACAGAACTACTCCGAGAAGAAAGTTGAATCTGTTCAGGACAGAAAGCAGGTAGGTGTGGGATGTAGGAGTGGGATGGCATTCCCCACTGAGGATTATACAAACCCACAGCAAGATTGTCATTCTCATTGGCTGAATTGTTTGATGTAAATATGTGGTGAGACGCTGAACAATGAGACAATTCTTCTTCTATGTTCCAGTGCATTCTCTGTGTCTCGTTTGTGGACGAGAACCATATAAGAGTGGTGAAGAAATCACATAAGAAAAGTTTACAACAAGTGAAGCCCATCTCTGTTCACCCATGCAAGGTTAGCATAACTGTGTTTTCCCCAATGTAGTGCCATTCTCACCCTGATACAATAGATAAAGATGTCacttttaatctcactttcttaTCCTCCTCTTTGTCTTTTATAAAGTAAGTCAGTATGGTAATACATACATATTGTATCAGTGCATATGACTAATTTGATGTGTACTGCACACTTGTTGCCAGGATGACACAGGGCACCTGAGTGCCATGGTTGGTGTATTGCAGAAAGACAACAACATCATAGACAAGCCGTCCCAGGTTCTCCCCCGGCCCAACCGTCCAGCCTGGTGTCTGTGTGGCTGCTGTCTCCCTTCCACCCATCCCCAGGAGCAGCTGTGCTGCAGGCAGAGCATTGGCCGCTGCATTACCACCTCCTCCCTGTTTGAACAGCTGGTGCTGAGTCGGCCCTTGTTGGAGGCAGTGTTGCTGTACAGGGAGCCTCTCTCTGACCTGACCGAGGGGGAGCAACGGATCGCCGCCCTTCGCAACTGCTCCTACAGACAGTACATCAGCTGGAGAATTGGGGCCCCACCCAGAGAAAGTATCCCTGTCATGCCCAGTTGTAGTGTGTGGAGAATCAGAGAGGAGTACCCCAGCCAAGAAGGAGAGTACACTGTCAGAGGCCCAGGAGAACTACCTCTCCCCAGTCCAGCCCTGACACACAGCTTTAGGGACGAGGAAGAGTCAGTGTTCTAGAAAGCTCCATCAGAGATTGGTTCTCATCATGTAGTGACTGTACAACGCATTTGTACTGGTGTATTGATCTAATCTTCCATTCAGCATTAAGGTTAACATCTTCAACCGGAACATTGTCTTGTAGATATTGTGTCCATCCATCTCACTGTCTAGGGACCATCAATAATGAAGAGGGAAATAACATAATAGACTTTATCTTAGATGAGACTGAACTGGAGCTAACTGGAGGTGGGAATTGCTTTATCTTTTCTTTGACTGTCTACTTACATTTAGATTGGAACATATGTTTTTTTTACCTTGTGCAATAAATGTAACTTTGAAAATATTGTTTACTTGATAACATAATTTCACAACTTCGCTAGTTCTTGTGTGCATACAGTAATATTTTCATTCATCCATTGGAGTGGATGAACAGCAGTTTTATTATGCCACTTGTCAGATAGGGTATATTTGCCAACTGAGCCAGGCTCCGTTGTAATTTTCATACTAGCCATTAAAATGATTAGACTATTATCTCAGCAGGCTGTGACACCTCTTTACCTCTTTAATCACTCCCATTGCTAGTTTTCTACAGTGTAACCATAACTCAGAAGATGGGTGGCTGTAGCTCTCAGAGCTGCCATCGCTGTTTCTTTGAATATGAAACAGAAAGAATGATTGTGGTAAAGAGCAAAGTAGTGGGATCCGTCTTCAGATTAATCCAGTTTTTGATCCTCTTTTATGTGATTGGGTAAGTTGGGATTCAATTATTCTGTTTCTTACATTAAAAAGCTGGTGTTCCAGTACATTTAGTCAGAGTGGATGTGTGAATGTATCACTTTGTTTCTACACCTGTGTCCCCTTGTCTCCTGTCTGACCTGCTACACTATAGGTATGTCTGTGTGGTGCAAAAGTCCTACCAGGAAACAGACTCAGTGATCAGTTCTGTCACAACCAAGGTGAAGGGCACTGGCTTCACCAACACCTCTGATCTGGGCGCCCGTGTGTGGGATGTGGCTGATTACAACATCCCCCCTCAGGTAgactggtggaaaaagtacccagttgtcatacttgagtaaaagaagTAATAGAGTAATAGAAaacgactcaagtaaaagtgaaagtcaccaagtaaaatactacttgagtaagtctaaaactatttggttttaaataaacgtaagtatcaaaagtaaatataattgctcaaatatacttaagtatcaaaagtaaaactaatttcaaattccttatattaagcaaaccagatggcaccatattATTGTTTTTTAATTTACGGAAaaccagggacacactccaacactcagacttaAGTTACAAACGGAGCATGTGTGTTTactgagtctgtcagatcagaggcagttgggttgataagtgtgtgaatttgactcttttcctgtcctgctaagcattccaaatgtaacaagtacttttgggtgtcagggaaaatgtatggagtaaaaagtaaattattttcttcatgaatgtagtgaagtaaaagttgtcaaaaatataaattgtaaagtACAGGTAccctaaaaaacaaaacaatgtaagtagcactttaaagtatttttacataaGTACTTTACACCCTTGCTCAGGAAGAATCCTATACTCTATACACTTTATCTGCAGTGTATTACTTTTTTGTCCGTTTGAGTTCAGATTGTGTTGTTAACTGTTTTTGTATagaaatatattttttctcaGAAAATGTCTTCTGTCTGGCAGGGTGAGAGTTCTTTCTTTGTGTTGACCAACATGATTGTCACCCCCAATCAAACTCAATCGACCTGTCCTGAGGTAAGTTACTGATTTCTCCTTTAAAATACATTGAAATGTGTAAGTCTATATTGTaaaatgtgtatttattattTGAATTAAACACTACTGAAAATGTCCAGTGGAATGTTAAGTTGGACTGTATTTATACTAAAATACATTGACTTAGAAGATATGCATTATACAACCATTATTTCAATGGTAATCAAAAGTATTTGAATAATAGTGAAATGTGATCTTGTATCTTTAAGCTCCCAAACCAATCCACCATTTGCATGTCAGACAGTGACTGCTTAGAGGGATCCAATGATGTTCGTGGAAACGGTAGGTCTTCATGCCTTGATGATGAGTCCTTGTAAAATTGTTAAGGGCAGAAACCAGCAGGGAGATGGCTGAAACATTCATAAATCTAAATCTACTGCTCCAGATAAAATTGTCCTGAAATTCAGTCATATTTTCAGAATCATCCTGCAACATATTTGATTAACTAAAGAGCAATGTTTTCTAATCTTATTACTCTGTTAAAAAAAGGTATCCAGACAGGGCTATGCATGAACTATTCAGAGACTGTCAAAACATGTGAAGTGCTATCTTGGTGTCCTCTTGAAATAGACATCAATTTACCCGAGTAAGTAAGAACCAATTATAATATGATTCATGAGGGTATGCTCATTGGGGCAAGGTATTATAAGTGGAACACATTTTGTATCATAGACATGCACTGCTGGTTGCAGCAGAGGACTTCACGGTGCTAATCAAAAACAGTGTGACATACCCCAAATTCAACTTTCACAAGTGAGTCATGTTAATTTGTCCGGCACCGAACTTAAACATGAAAAGGAATAAAGGCAGGACACCTGCTTGAGAGTTTTACTTCATTCTGTAAAATAATATTTTCTCTTTGGTCTCTTGCAGAAGAAACATTTTGCCTGATGTTAACTCCTCCTATCTGAAACAATGTGAATTCAATCGCAAAACAGACCCTGACTGTCCCATCTTCCGCCTTAAAGACATGGTCTCTGAAGCTGAagaggactttcagaccatggcAATCAGGGTATAAAATTTAgctctacactctcctctttaGGTCCCTTACAAGCCTCGATTCTGCATAAGTCCATACTAGATGTTCCTGTAGTTATTCTTAATGCc includes:
- the LOC124036174 gene encoding P2X purinoceptor 4-like, which codes for MPCKLLNLCEYETHKLVRIQSVRLGSLKWTFNGVILMFICIMMLWNKEYQEHDYVVSSVTAKVKGVALTSLPDVGDIVWDVVDYSGPSQGKNSFFVVTNVIVTKKQRQGKCPEVPPYGKVCRTDEDCVKGFWDQHSHGIQTGACVKFDVTRKTCEVSAWCPIESKKKPPKPALLASAENFTVLIKNNIRFPNFNFMRRNILPEMTESYLKRCQFNRHTDSSCPIFRLGDIVKEAKENFSEMAVEGGVIGIQIKWDCNLDGFLRNCLPKYSFRRLDEKESNRTLYPGLNFRFARYQTEKGVEERTLFKAFGIRFDVMVFGEVCMTE
- the LOC124036175 gene encoding P2X purinoceptor 4-like, giving the protein MGGCSSQSCHRCFFEYETERMIVVKSKVVGSVFRLIQFLILFYVIGYVCVVQKSYQETDSVISSVTTKVKGTGFTNTSDLGARVWDVADYNIPPQGESSFFVLTNMIVTPNQTQSTCPELPNQSTICMSDSDCLEGSNDVRGNGIQTGLCMNYSETVKTCEVLSWCPLEIDINLPEHALLVAAEDFTVLIKNSVTYPKFNFHKRNILPDVNSSYLKQCEFNRKTDPDCPIFRLKDMVSEAEEDFQTMAIRGGVLGIMIDWNCDLDWPEHYCGPKYSFRRLDNKIPENNVAPGYNFRFAKYYKTTDGRETRTLIKAYGIRFDVIVFGTAGKFNMVPTIVNVGAALTFLSLVNAVCTWFLLTCTKRRDYYNKHKFTYLDNTDDNAGEPLGETTYGTR